One window of Scheffersomyces stipitis CBS 6054 chromosome 1, whole genome shotgun sequence genomic DNA carries:
- a CDS encoding predicted protein: MQLFSCLFSLLAVSQLISASAITFILGAQQKQCYYVFTSKPETQIGYYFAVQAGGQFDVDYTIKNPSGEIIVSEDKQRQGDFVFTAHAVGEYEFCFANGMSTFAEKVVDFEIKFENDDNANSFKASMPQQPNTKPIAHVESMQKVVDKIDEQLDGLSRTLQYYKTRNNRNQATVKSTENRIYYFSIFEVLLMVGMAFLQITIVQFFFKGSRKQLV; encoded by the coding sequence ATGCAACTCTTTTCGTGTTTGTTTCTGCTTTTGGCAGTTTCCCAGTTGATTCTGGCTTCTGCCATCACATTCATATTGGGAGCACAGCAAAAACAGTGCTACTATGTTTTCACCAGCAAGCCTGAGACCCAGATTGGGTACTATTTCGCCGTTCAAGCCGGTGGCCAGTTCGACGTTGACTACACCATCAAGAATCCCTCTGGCGAAATCattgtttctgaagataAACAGAGACAGGGTGACTTTGTTTTCACCGCTCACGCTGTAGGTGAATACGAGTTCTGCTTCGCCAACGGCATGTCGACCTTTGCTGAAAAGGTCGTCGATTTCGAaatcaagtttgaaaacGACGACAATGCCAATAGCTTCAAGGCATCCATGCCACAACAACCCAACACCAAGCCTATTGCCCATGTTGAAAGTATGCAAAAGGTTGTGGACAAGATTGACGAACAATTGGATGGTCTCTCGAGAACATTACAGTACTACAAGACCAGAAACAACAGAAATCAGGCTACCGTCAAGTCCACGGAAAACAGAATATACtacttctccattttcGAAGTGTTGTTGATGGTGGGTATGGCCTTCTTGCAGATCACTATTGtccagttcttcttcaagggCTCCAGAAAGCAGTTGGTCTAG
- a CDS encoding predicted protein — FLNDYLSIYYYPDKYWSLAVPSYSLMLMVYIYAALALYNTEVLTLPLDDVRNFVDDHSVFPGSDNTKQEERIAAAVEYVHKAPSGVWDLPITLVNEVLY, encoded by the coding sequence TTCCTCAATGACTACCTATCTATATACTACTATCCAGACAAGTACTGGTCTTTAGCTGTGCCGAGCTATtcgttgatgttgatggtTTATATCTACGCTGCTCTTGCTTTGTACAACACAGAGGTGCTTACGTTGCCCTTAGACGATGTCCGCAATTTTGTAGACGACCACTCTGTGTTTCCTGGCTCTGATAATACGAAACAGGAAGAGAGAATCGCAGCTGCTGTAGAGTATGTCCATAAAGCTCCCAGTGGTGTATGGGATCTTCCCATAACATTAGTAAATGAGGTATTGTAC